The Bacteroides ovatus genomic interval AAGTGAACATAAGATAAATTGTCGCTATCCAAATTATGTTTCACCGCATTCTCTACAAAAGGGATAAACAATAACGGAGGAATACAGATATTCTCCATATTTCCCTCTTGAAAGATTGTATATTCAAAATGATCCCTTCTCACCTTCTCCAATTCAAGAAAGCTGGTGAGAAACTGTATATCTGCAGTAAGAAATACTTCTCTTCTTGTACTGTCATTCAACTGGTAGCGAAGTAGATTGTCCAGTTTCTCCAATATCTGTGAAGCCTCATCCGGAGCATCCTTTACCAAAATATTGGCATTATTCAGCATATTAAAAAGAAAATGCGGATTGATCTGTTTCTTTAATTGTTGCAATTCTGCCTGTTTAGTCGCCTTCTCCAATTCAAGAATCTTTTTATCGGAGACAACCCAACGGCGAAATAGTTCAAAGCTCGTACAGCCACCTGCACTTAATAGCAGTACTAATACTCCATAAGCAATACTATCAAAAGAAACAGCATGGTTATCCTGTATACAAAACCCACGAATACCGTATCGTTGATATAATGGAGACAGAAATATAAATCCTAATAATACACTCACTAAATTGACTCCGAGAAACGAAATCCAATAACACCATAACTTGCGCTTGGCTTTATACAGGAAACGGGGCACTAACCAATATATATTCAGATAGATAGGAAATGCAAAAACCAATATACTAACCGGATATGCATATAGGAAACCTTCTCTAGTAAAATCTCCATATACATTCTGAAAGCCCAAAAAGAGTATAATAAATAGCAATAGTAAATTACTGATAAGCCTGAAACGGTCATTTACCAGATTCTTCCCCCAATCGTATACATTCCAGGTATCTTTCATAATTCC includes:
- a CDS encoding sensor histidine kinase, which codes for MKDTWNVYDWGKNLVNDRFRLISNLLLLFIILFLGFQNVYGDFTREGFLYAYPVSILVFAFPIYLNIYWLVPRFLYKAKRKLWCYWISFLGVNLVSVLLGFIFLSPLYQRYGIRGFCIQDNHAVSFDSIAYGVLVLLLSAGGCTSFELFRRWVVSDKKILELEKATKQAELQQLKKQINPHFLFNMLNNANILVKDAPDEASQILEKLDNLLRYQLNDSTRREVFLTADIQFLTSFLELEKVRRDHFEYTIFQEGNMENICIPPLLFIPFVENAVKHNLDSDNLSYVHLYFSVHNKQLTFRCENSKPRVPVKREGGIGLANVKRRLDLLYESRYTLQIEDKETTYNVNLHLNL